One Aneurinibacillus migulanus genomic region harbors:
- a CDS encoding competence type IV pilus major pilin ComGC, translating into MNTRRKYNLEAGFTLIELLIVIAIIGTFLTLALPTYKGAIAKAQSRSCEVNKRMVATALEAYAIENGGSYPSASGALNELSDKGYLGQAPVCPANGTYAVEISADGKKINVKCSKHENP; encoded by the coding sequence ATGAACACCCGTAGAAAGTATAACCTGGAAGCTGGATTTACGCTCATTGAACTGCTTATCGTTATTGCGATTATCGGAACTTTTTTAACCTTGGCGTTACCTACATATAAAGGTGCTATCGCCAAGGCACAGAGTCGGAGTTGCGAAGTGAATAAACGCATGGTTGCAACTGCGCTTGAAGCTTATGCTATCGAGAACGGGGGCAGCTATCCGTCAGCCTCAGGAGCGCTCAATGAATTGTCAGACAAAGGATATTTGGGACAAGCGCCAGTTTGCCCTGCCAACGGAACGTATGCGGTAGAGATTTCGGCTGACGGTAAGAAAATCAATGTGAAGTGCAGTAAACATGAAAATCCGTAA
- a CDS encoding type II secretion system protein, with product MKIRNSGFSLIEVLLVLAIFGGMLCIALPSVVHTFRHMQGEQFIDMLGADIYLAANEALSYRGQVRIVFYPQSEFYTVQRMWELKKKKVMIPAGFSVTNNFRNGTIIFNELGHVIQAGTISIVYPNSMKKKVTVYMASGRFSVNTE from the coding sequence ATGAAAATCCGTAACAGCGGCTTCAGTTTGATTGAAGTGCTGCTTGTGCTCGCCATTTTTGGAGGAATGCTCTGTATTGCACTCCCCTCAGTTGTCCATACGTTTCGGCATATGCAGGGTGAGCAATTTATTGACATGCTTGGGGCGGATATATATCTTGCCGCAAATGAGGCACTGAGCTATCGGGGGCAAGTTCGAATTGTTTTTTACCCGCAAAGCGAATTTTATACCGTACAGCGAATGTGGGAGCTCAAAAAGAAGAAAGTGATGATCCCGGCTGGCTTCTCCGTGACGAATAACTTTAGGAATGGAACCATTATCTTCAATGAGCTGGGGCATGTCATTCAGGCAGGGACCATTTCTATCGTGTATCCAAACAGTATGAAAAAGAAGGTGACTGTGTACATGGCAAGCGGACGATTCTCGGTTAATACGGAATAA
- a CDS encoding type IV pilus modification PilV family protein, producing the protein MKEDGFTYIEALLSLALFAIFVLAVQQVLHVSVRERAERSTEATAYLLAYSLLEQWKAGLVVETDDREIEGKRYRIQITSTNVTEMVERCEVQVFWESEWVGERRIGFLGYRFMPLVRSAIIEE; encoded by the coding sequence ATGAAGGAAGATGGATTTACTTATATAGAAGCTCTTCTCTCTCTCGCGTTGTTTGCCATTTTCGTGCTCGCAGTCCAACAGGTACTTCACGTATCGGTGAGGGAGCGTGCAGAGAGAAGTACGGAGGCGACAGCATACCTATTGGCATATTCATTGCTTGAGCAGTGGAAAGCTGGACTTGTGGTTGAAACCGATGATAGAGAGATAGAAGGGAAGCGTTATCGTATTCAGATAACGTCTACAAACGTCACAGAAATGGTGGAGAGGTGTGAGGTGCAGGTATTTTGGGAAAGCGAATGGGTAGGCGAGCGACGTATCGGATTTTTAGGCTACCGATTTATGCCTTTGGTTCGATCCGCAATAATCGAGGAATAA
- a CDS encoding ComGF family competence protein yields MEVQRHAVRAKDAVILETEMRGFFSYMEEEIHRCSNFKKAGNKLYLESISGLIATYEKVGNRIVRRVSMEGYIILTKYVRTFQVEAGEKGCRFYVEMEKDGTVWKGSIFIGKRVERVEAK; encoded by the coding sequence ATGGAAGTGCAGCGGCATGCTGTCCGGGCCAAGGACGCAGTGATATTGGAGACGGAGATGCGAGGTTTTTTTTCCTATATGGAAGAAGAGATTCATCGTTGCAGCAATTTCAAAAAGGCAGGTAATAAACTGTACCTGGAGAGCATTAGCGGATTAATTGCTACGTATGAAAAGGTGGGGAATAGAATTGTGCGGCGGGTAAGCATGGAAGGGTATATTATCTTAACCAAGTATGTTCGTACATTTCAAGTGGAAGCGGGGGAGAAAGGGTGCAGATTTTATGTTGAAATGGAGAAGGATGGCACCGTATGGAAAGGAAGTATATTTATCGGAAAAAGAGTAGAGCGTGTGGAAGCGAAGTGA
- a CDS encoding pilus assembly PilX N-terminal domain-containing protein: MWKRSDRMRSCVANPRGAALFVVLVYVQIMLIVILHVLMFLGQLRPVSRNEQERMRLHYIAEAGVYFTAERMLREPDDYTWREYHIEDVTIGVLVEPRGKDDVWIQVSANAMSLYSTRLWAVMNRPTGKITEWSEFRLSN, translated from the coding sequence GTGTGGAAGCGAAGTGATAGAATGCGTAGTTGCGTAGCAAATCCGCGAGGTGCCGCATTGTTTGTCGTGCTTGTATATGTACAGATTATGCTTATTGTCATATTGCATGTCCTTATGTTTCTTGGCCAGCTGCGCCCTGTCTCACGCAATGAGCAGGAAAGAATGCGGCTGCATTATATCGCTGAAGCAGGCGTGTATTTTACCGCTGAACGCATGCTGCGAGAGCCTGATGATTACACATGGCGGGAATATCATATCGAAGATGTGACGATTGGCGTTCTAGTGGAGCCGCGCGGGAAGGATGATGTATGGATACAGGTGAGCGCAAACGCTATGTCGCTTTATTCAACTCGACTGTGGGCAGTGATGAACAGACCGACAGGAAAGATTACAGAATGGAGTGAGTTCAGACTTAGCAATTAA
- a CDS encoding YqzE family protein yields the protein MSSQEYVKYLTQRFVKYMETPKEQRVKKPKEAFMYRWFGMLPFAIGMFIRRKKK from the coding sequence ATGTCTTCTCAGGAATACGTAAAATATTTAACTCAACGTTTCGTCAAATACATGGAGACACCGAAAGAGCAACGAGTGAAGAAACCGAAAGAAGCGTTCATGTACCGCTGGTTCGGCATGCTTCCGTTCGCCATTGGTATGTTTATCCGGCGCAAGAAGAAATAA